In one Triplophysa rosa linkage group LG13, Trosa_1v2, whole genome shotgun sequence genomic region, the following are encoded:
- the atl3 gene encoding atlastin-3: MGTEPGPVQIVKVNKENHSFDLDTKALSRILLAPEVRDKNVVVLSVAGAFRKGKSFLLDFMLRYMYRNMKAGQDWLGQENEPLTGFSWRGGSEPETTGIQLWSEVFVVQKKDGSEVAVLLMDTQGAFDSQSTVKDCATIFALSTMTSSVQIYNLSQNIQEDDLQQLQLFTEYGRLAMDEIFLKPFQSLMFLVRDWSFPYEYKYGFKGGSDFLDKRLQVKQSQHEELQTVREHIHSCFTSISCFLLPHPGLNVATSPAFKGQLCDVAAEFKDELRVLITHLLNPDELAVKEINGNKVTCRGLLEYFKAYIKIYQGEDLPHPKSMLEATAEANNLAAVAAAKDQYYKNMEKVCGGDLPYVAPETLEEKQRFLMQEALRLFTNTKKMGGRDFCNRYQEQLEAELKEMWESFSKHNESKNLFSAFRTPAVLFVVICLLYVLSGLLLFIGLETISFACDCVIGLAMIAMLTWAFIRYSGQYREVGTAIDKAAGVVLEQATDALNKTRGQGQRAVEHKKTR, encoded by the exons ATGGGGACTGAACCTGGCCCAGTCCAAATCGTGAAAGTCAATAAAGAGAATCACTCCTTTGATCTGGATACAAAGGCGCTTAGTCGAATCCTGTTGGCACCTGAGGTTCGCGATAAAAATGTGGTGGTACTGTCTGTCGCCGGTGCCTTCCGAAAGGGGAAAAGTTTTCTTTTGGATTTCATGCTCCGATACATGTATAGGAATATGAAG GCTGGTCAGGACTGGCTTGGGCAGGAGAATGAGCCTCTGACAGGGTTCTCCTGGCGAGGAGGCTCAGAGCCAGAAACCACTGGCATCCAGCTATGGAGCGAAGTCTTtgttgtgcagaagaaggaTGGAAGTGAG GTTGCAGTGCTTTTAATGGACACACAAGGAGCATTTGATTCTCAGTCGACTGTGAAGGACTGTGCGACTATTTTTGCCCTCAGCACCATGACCAGCTCTGTCCAG attTATAACCTGTCACAGAATATTCAGGAAGATGATCTACAACAGCTTCAG CTGTTTACAGAGTATGGCCGTCTGGCAATGGATGAAATATTTCTGAAGCCTTTTCAG TCTCTTATGTTCCTGGTCAGAGATTGGAGTTTCCCTTATGAATACAAATATGGGTTCAAGGGAGGAAGTGATTTCCTGGACAAACGTCTGCAA GTGAAGCAGAGTCAGCACGAGGAGCTTCAGACAGTGAGAGAACACATTCACTCCTGCTTCACCTCCATTTCCTGTTTTCTCTTACCACACCCTGGCCTCAATGTGGCAACAAGCCCTGCTTTCAAAGGACAGCTGTGTG ATGTGGCTGCAGAGTTCAAGGATGAGTTGCGTGTCCTCATTACACACCTGCTGAATCCTGATGAACTGGCTGTGAAGGAGATCAATGGGAATAAAGTGACCTGCAGGGGCCTGTTGGAGTACTTTAAG GCATATATCAAGATATATCAGGGAGAAGACCTTCCGCACCCTAAATCAATGCTGGAG GCTACAGCAGAGGCCAATAATCTTGCGGCAGTTGCGGCAGCTAAAGACCAGTACTACAAGAATATGGAGAAG GTGTGCGGTGGCGATCTGCCTTATGTGGCCCCTGAAACACTGGAGGAAAAGCAGCGTTTCTTAATGCAAGAAGCTCTCCGTCTCTTCACTAACACTAAGAAGATGGGTGGGCGAGATTTCTGTAACCGTTATCAGGAACAGTTGGAAGCTGAGCTGAAGGAGATGTGGGAGTCGTTCAGTAAGCACAACGAG tcaAAGAATTTGTTTAGTGCTTTCAGGACACCTGCGGTGCTTTTTGTCGTGATTTGCCTGCTGTATGTGCTGTCAGGACTCTTGCTCTTCATTGGCCTGGAAACGATTTCCTTTGCATGTGACTGTGTAATCGGTCTGGCCATGATTGCTATGTTGACCTGGGCCTTTATCCGATACTCTGGCCAATACAGAGAAGTAGGCACAGCCATAGACAAGGCCGCCGGAGTCGTCCTGGAGCAG GCCACAGACGCATTAAACAAGACGAGAGGCCAGGGTCAGCGGGCTGTTgaacacaagaaaacaagatag